In one Inquilinus sp. Marseille-Q2685 genomic region, the following are encoded:
- the glnA gene encoding type I glutamate--ammonia ligase yields MADGVTKVLDLIKENDVKYVDFRFTDFRGKVHHVSQHVSTVDEDMLTDGVMFDGSSIAGWKAINESDMILKPDVDTAVMDPFAAQAQLNITCDILEPATGQPYSRDPRSIAKAAERYMASLGVGDTAYFGPEAEFFIFDDVRYQQNTTSAFYYLDSEDASENSGKVYPDGNRGHRVQPKGGYFPVPPLDAAHDLRAEMLTTLAEMGVTVEKHHHEVAASQHELGIKFETLIKSADALQAFKYVVHNVADAYGKSATFMPKPVKGDNGSGMHVHQSIWKEGKPTFAGSGYADLSDTALYYIGGIIKHAKALNALTNPSTNSYKRLIPGFEAPVLLAYSARNRSASCRIPYVASPKGKRVEVRFPDPTANPYLAFSAMLMAGLDGIQNKIHPGEAMDKNLYDLPPEELKNVPTVCGSLREALLALEADHAFLLKGDVFSRDMIEAYLELKWEEVYAFEHTPHPIEFQMYYSV; encoded by the coding sequence ATGGCCGACGGTGTGACCAAGGTCCTCGATCTGATCAAAGAGAACGACGTCAAATACGTCGATTTCCGCTTCACCGACTTCCGCGGGAAGGTGCATCACGTCAGCCAGCACGTCTCGACGGTGGACGAGGACATGCTGACCGACGGCGTCATGTTCGACGGGTCCTCGATCGCCGGCTGGAAGGCGATCAACGAGTCCGACATGATCCTGAAGCCGGACGTCGACACCGCGGTCATGGACCCCTTCGCCGCCCAGGCGCAGCTGAACATCACCTGCGACATCCTGGAGCCGGCCACCGGCCAGCCCTACAGCCGCGACCCGCGCTCGATCGCCAAGGCGGCGGAGCGCTACATGGCGTCGCTGGGCGTCGGCGACACCGCCTATTTCGGCCCCGAGGCCGAGTTCTTCATCTTCGACGACGTGCGCTACCAGCAGAACACCACCTCGGCGTTCTACTACCTCGACAGCGAGGACGCGTCGGAGAACAGCGGCAAGGTCTATCCGGACGGCAACCGCGGCCACCGCGTGCAGCCGAAGGGCGGCTACTTCCCGGTGCCGCCGCTGGACGCCGCGCACGACCTGCGCGCCGAGATGCTGACGACCCTGGCCGAGATGGGCGTGACGGTCGAGAAGCACCACCACGAGGTCGCCGCCTCGCAGCATGAGCTGGGCATCAAGTTCGAGACCCTGATCAAGAGCGCCGACGCGCTGCAGGCGTTCAAATACGTCGTGCACAACGTCGCCGACGCCTACGGCAAGAGCGCGACCTTCATGCCGAAGCCGGTCAAGGGCGACAACGGCTCGGGCATGCATGTCCACCAGTCGATCTGGAAGGAAGGCAAGCCGACCTTCGCCGGCTCGGGCTATGCCGACCTGTCGGACACCGCGCTGTACTACATCGGCGGCATCATCAAGCACGCCAAGGCGCTGAACGCCCTGACCAACCCGTCGACCAACAGCTACAAGCGCCTGATCCCGGGCTTCGAGGCCCCGGTGCTGCTGGCCTATTCGGCCCGCAACCGCTCGGCCTCCTGCCGCATCCCCTACGTCGCCTCGCCGAAGGGCAAACGCGTCGAGGTGCGGTTCCCGGACCCGACCGCGAACCCCTATCTCGCCTTCTCGGCCATGCTGATGGCCGGCCTGGACGGCATCCAGAACAAGATCCATCCCGGCGAGGCGATGGACAAGAACCTGTACGACCTGCCGCCGGAGGAGCTGAAGAACGTCCCGACCGTCTGCGGCTCGCTGCGCGAGGCGCTGCTGGCGCTCGAGGCCGACCACGCCTTCCTGCTGAAGGGCGACGTGTTCAGCCGCGACATGATCGAGGCCTATCTCGAGCTGAAGTGGGAAGAGGTGTACGCCTTCGAGCACACCCCGCACCCGATCGAGTTCCAGATGTACTACTCGGTCTGA
- a CDS encoding P-II family nitrogen regulator, whose product MKKVEAIIKPFKLDEVKEALHEVGIKGITVTEAKGFGRQKGHTELYRGAEYVVDFLPKVKVEVVMEDALVERAIEAIQQAAQTGRIGDGKIFVTPVEEVIRIRTGEKGADAI is encoded by the coding sequence ATGAAGAAAGTCGAAGCCATCATCAAGCCGTTCAAGCTCGACGAGGTGAAGGAGGCCCTTCACGAGGTCGGGATCAAGGGCATCACCGTGACCGAGGCGAAGGGGTTCGGCCGCCAGAAGGGCCATACCGAGCTCTACCGCGGCGCGGAGTACGTGGTCGACTTCCTGCCCAAGGTGAAGGTCGAAGTGGTCATGGAGGACGCCCTGGTCGAACGTGCGATCGAGGCCATCCAGCAGGCTGCCCAGACCGGCCGGATCGGCGACGGCAAGATCTTCGTCACCCCGGTGGAGGAGGTCATCCGCATCCGCACCGGTGAAAAGGGCGCCGACGCCATCTGA
- a CDS encoding ABC transporter ATP-binding protein: protein MTGTAIDVVDVTKVFGSDQSGAVRALNGVSVQIRDNEFFTLLGPSGCGKTTLLRMIAGFEEPTSGHILLHGKPIEGLPPHRRPVNTVFQSYALFPHMTVRENIRFGLEMKGVERARADARVAEMIALVKLGGMENRKPAQLSGGQQQRVALARALASEPQVLLLDEPLSALDLKLRKEMQIELKRLQTETGITFIFVTHDQEEALTMSDRIAVMSQGEILQIGGPRDIYDRPERRFVAHFIGETNLFDGPLAARLGCADGATLAVRPERILLSAEPGPDSLAGTVETVVYVGTDTTYHVRLAEGGALVTARLQNRTGAPQSFQPGDRVGIAVPAGAGHALAD from the coding sequence TTGACAGGGACGGCAATCGACGTTGTCGACGTGACCAAGGTGTTCGGCAGCGACCAGAGCGGGGCGGTCCGGGCCCTGAACGGCGTATCGGTCCAGATCCGGGACAACGAATTCTTCACCCTTCTCGGCCCGTCCGGCTGCGGCAAGACCACGCTGCTGCGCATGATCGCCGGATTCGAGGAGCCGACCAGCGGCCACATCCTGCTTCACGGCAAGCCGATCGAGGGATTGCCGCCGCACAGGCGGCCGGTGAACACGGTGTTCCAGAGCTATGCCCTGTTCCCGCACATGACGGTGCGCGAGAACATCCGCTTCGGCCTGGAGATGAAGGGCGTCGAGCGCGCCCGGGCCGACGCCCGCGTCGCCGAGATGATCGCCCTGGTCAAGCTGGGCGGGATGGAGAACCGCAAGCCGGCACAACTGTCGGGTGGCCAGCAGCAGCGCGTCGCCCTGGCCCGGGCGCTGGCCAGCGAGCCGCAGGTGCTGCTGCTGGACGAGCCGCTCTCGGCCCTCGACCTCAAGCTGCGCAAGGAGATGCAGATCGAGCTGAAGCGGCTGCAGACCGAGACCGGCATCACCTTCATCTTCGTCACCCACGACCAGGAGGAGGCGCTGACCATGTCGGACCGGATCGCGGTCATGAGCCAGGGCGAGATCCTGCAGATCGGCGGCCCGCGCGACATCTACGACCGGCCCGAGCGGCGCTTCGTCGCCCATTTCATCGGCGAGACCAACCTGTTCGACGGCCCCCTCGCCGCCCGCCTCGGCTGCGCCGACGGCGCCACCCTGGCGGTGCGGCCGGAGCGCATCCTGCTGTCCGCCGAGCCCGGCCCGGACAGCCTGGCCGGGACGGTGGAGACGGTGGTCTATGTCGGCACCGACACCACCTACCATGTCCGCCTGGCCGAAGGCGGGGCGCTGGTCACCGCCCGGCTGCAGAACCGGACCGGAGCGCCGCAGAGCTTCCAGCCCGGCGACCGGGTCGGGATCGCCGTGCCGGCCGGCGCCGGCCACGCCCTGGCCGATTGA